One genomic window of Microbacterium sp. BH-3-3-3 includes the following:
- a CDS encoding LacI family DNA-binding transcriptional regulator — MRKTGRPTMVDVAADAGVSLKTVSRVINGEPNVDPAMTERVQSAVARLGYHRNALAASLRSGNRDTVGFIAADLSNTFYMAVAAAVSTVAARERMHLVMASSEEDADTERTLALDLCQRQVGGLIVVPTADDHSYLRREVELGTPVVFLDRPGSGVPADAILLDNRGGARAAVAELLEAGHRRIAVLMDARGIYTMAERWAGVHEAFRAAGREPDPAMVVDGLHTPAVAREAMQRLLDLDDPPTAVFCANNRVTIGALEAILPRGADVAIAGFDDFELSRLLPRRIRIVDYDVADLGTRAAETLLARRASPATGSHTHLVPTRLVDRGGVR; from the coding sequence ATGCGCAAGACCGGCCGCCCCACGATGGTCGACGTGGCCGCCGACGCGGGCGTGAGTCTCAAGACCGTCTCGCGGGTCATCAACGGCGAACCGAACGTCGACCCCGCGATGACCGAGCGGGTTCAGTCGGCCGTCGCGCGACTCGGCTACCACCGCAACGCCCTCGCCGCGAGCCTGCGCTCCGGCAATCGCGACACGGTGGGCTTCATCGCCGCCGACCTGTCGAACACCTTCTACATGGCCGTCGCCGCCGCCGTCTCGACCGTCGCGGCCCGCGAACGCATGCACCTGGTCATGGCCTCCAGCGAAGAAGACGCCGACACCGAGCGCACCCTCGCCCTCGACCTGTGCCAGCGTCAGGTCGGCGGACTCATCGTCGTGCCGACGGCCGACGACCACTCTTACCTGCGGCGCGAGGTCGAGCTCGGCACCCCGGTCGTCTTCCTCGACCGTCCCGGCAGCGGTGTGCCCGCCGACGCGATCCTGCTCGACAACCGCGGCGGGGCGCGCGCCGCCGTCGCCGAACTGCTCGAGGCCGGACACCGCCGCATCGCCGTCCTGATGGACGCCCGCGGGATCTACACGATGGCCGAGCGCTGGGCGGGGGTCCACGAAGCCTTCCGCGCCGCGGGACGCGAGCCCGATCCCGCGATGGTCGTCGACGGCCTCCACACCCCGGCGGTCGCCCGTGAGGCGATGCAGCGCCTGCTCGACCTCGACGATCCGCCCACGGCCGTGTTCTGCGCGAACAACCGCGTCACCATCGGCGCGCTCGAGGCCATCCTGCCCCGCGGAGCCGACGTCGCCATCGCCGGCTTCGACGACTTCGAACTCTCACGTCTGCTCCCCCGGCGCATACGGATCGTCGACTACGACGTGGCCGACCTCGGCACGCGCGCGGCCGAGACGCTCCTCGCCCGCAGGGCCTCTCCCGCGACGGGGTCGCACACGCACCTCGTTCCGACGCGTCTGGTGGACCGGGGCGGCGTGCGCTGA
- a CDS encoding Gfo/Idh/MocA family protein gives MTGKKVGIGIIGGGLMGREIAAALRRWPALIDHPVEPELVAVCDINPAALEFFERIDTVQLTTTDHHELLADPRVDVVYIAVRHDLHERLYVDTIRAGKALLAEKPFGIDRAAADAVVAAIAENPVSFVRVSSEMPFFPGAQWAVDYVRSGALGRIVEANCSFLHSSDIDVDKPLNWKRQKQFCGDAGVLNDLGMHTWHVPLRLGWTPEKVVGILQDIVTERPGPDGSPQPCDTWDNAVIHSWARHDGAPFPLTTQTKRIAPGHKNTWEFEAIGMSGGVRFSTKNPKQVEVFAVIDVPGVGREQSWQKIDAGSQSVWPTVTGANFESGFSDAILQMWAAFLAEYVGELGDGFGCVRPDEAALTHRLFAAAIASHETGALVAPSSV, from the coding sequence ATGACCGGCAAGAAGGTGGGCATCGGCATCATCGGCGGAGGACTGATGGGCCGCGAGATCGCCGCGGCGCTGCGCCGCTGGCCCGCCCTCATCGACCACCCCGTCGAGCCCGAGCTCGTGGCCGTCTGCGACATCAACCCCGCGGCGCTCGAATTCTTCGAGCGCATCGACACCGTGCAACTGACCACGACCGACCACCACGAGCTGCTCGCCGACCCCCGCGTCGACGTCGTCTACATCGCGGTGCGCCACGACCTGCACGAGCGGTTGTACGTCGACACCATCCGCGCGGGCAAGGCCCTGCTCGCCGAGAAGCCGTTCGGCATCGACCGGGCCGCCGCCGACGCGGTCGTCGCCGCCATCGCGGAGAACCCCGTGTCGTTCGTGCGGGTCTCGAGCGAGATGCCGTTCTTCCCCGGCGCCCAGTGGGCCGTCGACTACGTGCGCTCGGGAGCCCTGGGCCGCATCGTCGAGGCGAACTGCTCGTTCCTGCACTCCAGCGACATCGACGTGGACAAGCCGTTGAACTGGAAGCGGCAGAAGCAGTTCTGCGGCGACGCGGGCGTGCTCAACGACCTCGGCATGCACACCTGGCACGTGCCGCTGCGGCTGGGGTGGACGCCCGAGAAGGTGGTCGGCATCCTGCAGGACATCGTCACCGAGCGCCCCGGTCCCGACGGTTCCCCGCAGCCGTGCGACACCTGGGACAACGCCGTGATCCACTCCTGGGCCCGCCACGACGGCGCCCCCTTCCCGCTCACCACCCAGACCAAGCGCATCGCGCCGGGCCACAAGAACACGTGGGAGTTCGAGGCCATCGGCATGTCGGGTGGCGTGCGCTTCAGCACCAAGAACCCCAAACAGGTCGAGGTCTTCGCCGTCATCGACGTTCCCGGGGTCGGGCGCGAGCAGAGCTGGCAGAAGATCGACGCGGGCAGCCAGTCGGTGTGGCCCACGGTGACCGGAGCCAACTTCGAGTCCGGCTTCTCAGATGCCATCCTGCAGATGTGGGCGGCCTTCCTCGCCGAGTACGTGGGCGAGCTCGGCGACGGCTTCGGCTGCGTCCGCCCGGATGAGGCCGCGCTGACGCACCGGCTGTTCGCCGCCGCCATCGCCTCGCACGAGACCGGCGCGCTCGTCGCTCCGAGCTCTGTCTGA
- a CDS encoding ABC transporter permease, whose product MSTTTPPTETVAIGTFDDSKPNFFVGLLKAQAFQILIILIVIVLIFSALAPDSFAQWSNFRLIIQNASILAVLGVGMTYIIITSGIDLSIGSVLVFSGVVSALVMRALGGEGWGVATIGILVSILSGVCWGLLNGFLIAKAKIPPLIVTLGSLGMALGLAQILTGGVDVRDVPTVLTVSIGYGNVFGSLPIISVIALVVVVIGAIVLHFTKFGLYTYAVGSSELAARRVGVKVDRHLISVYTLSGALAGLAGILALSQFSTTAIAGQSQTNLNVIAAVVIGGTSLFGGVGTIFGTVVGLFIPAVLQNGFVITGVQPFWQQVAVGAVLITAVYVDQVRRTAATRGNTQSLWRKFVSGGRRG is encoded by the coding sequence ATGAGCACCACGACACCTCCGACGGAGACCGTCGCGATCGGCACGTTCGACGATTCGAAACCGAACTTCTTCGTCGGTTTGCTGAAGGCGCAGGCCTTCCAGATCCTCATCATCCTCATCGTCATCGTGCTGATCTTCAGCGCCCTGGCGCCGGACTCGTTCGCCCAGTGGTCCAACTTCCGCCTCATCATCCAAAACGCCTCGATCCTCGCCGTCCTCGGCGTCGGCATGACGTACATCATCATCACCTCCGGCATCGACCTCTCCATCGGATCAGTGCTCGTGTTCTCCGGCGTCGTCTCGGCCCTCGTGATGCGAGCGCTCGGCGGTGAAGGGTGGGGCGTCGCCACGATCGGCATCCTGGTGTCGATCCTCAGCGGCGTCTGCTGGGGGCTGCTGAACGGCTTCCTCATCGCCAAGGCGAAGATCCCGCCGCTCATCGTGACGCTCGGTTCGCTCGGCATGGCCCTGGGCCTCGCGCAGATCCTCACCGGCGGCGTCGACGTGCGCGACGTTCCCACCGTGCTGACGGTGTCGATCGGGTACGGCAACGTGTTCGGGTCGCTGCCGATCATCAGCGTCATCGCCCTCGTCGTCGTCGTGATCGGGGCGATCGTGCTGCACTTCACCAAGTTCGGGCTCTACACCTACGCCGTCGGCTCCAGTGAGCTGGCCGCCCGCCGCGTCGGCGTGAAAGTCGACCGCCACCTCATCTCGGTCTACACCCTGTCGGGAGCACTCGCGGGCCTCGCCGGCATCCTCGCCCTCTCGCAGTTCTCGACCACCGCCATCGCGGGACAGTCGCAGACCAACCTCAACGTCATCGCCGCCGTCGTCATCGGCGGAACGTCCCTGTTCGGCGGTGTCGGCACGATCTTCGGCACGGTCGTGGGCCTGTTCATCCCCGCCGTGCTGCAGAACGGCTTCGTCATCACCGGCGTGCAGCCGTTCTGGCAGCAGGTCGCCGTGGGCGCGGTGCTGATCACCGCCGTCTACGTCGACCAGGTACGCCGCACCGCCGCCACCCGCGGCAACACCCAAAGCCTCTGGCGAAAGTTCGTCAGCGGAGGACGCCGCGGCTGA
- a CDS encoding class I fructose-bisphosphate aldolase, producing MSKPRLHRLFNATSGRALDVAVDHGAFHEHGFLTGIEDMAATVRTLVEAGPDAVQLTLGQAPLLQSVPGKQKPGLVLRTDIANVYGDPLESPLHSIHVPDAIEVAVRLDAVAVCVNLLDLPGEPQVREQCIRSILALRTDAERYGMPLMIEPLVMQTKPGSGGYGVDGDTAKIVTLVRQARELGADLIKADPTDDITEYHRVIQAAGDTPLLVRGGGRVDDRTLLERTRAVLEQGARGIVYGRNVIQHRDPAGITAALMAVVHDDASVDEALSLIGGAA from the coding sequence ATGTCGAAACCCCGCCTCCACCGCCTCTTCAACGCGACCTCCGGCCGCGCGCTCGACGTCGCCGTCGACCACGGCGCGTTCCACGAACACGGCTTCCTCACCGGTATCGAAGACATGGCCGCCACCGTCCGGACGCTCGTCGAAGCCGGCCCCGACGCCGTGCAGCTCACGCTCGGCCAGGCTCCGCTGCTGCAGAGCGTCCCCGGCAAGCAGAAGCCCGGCCTGGTGCTGCGCACCGACATCGCCAACGTGTACGGCGACCCGCTCGAATCCCCCCTGCACAGCATCCACGTGCCCGACGCGATCGAGGTCGCCGTGCGCCTCGACGCCGTCGCCGTGTGCGTGAACCTGCTCGATCTGCCCGGCGAACCGCAGGTGCGCGAGCAGTGCATCCGCTCGATCCTGGCTCTTCGAACCGACGCCGAGCGGTACGGGATGCCGTTGATGATCGAGCCCCTCGTCATGCAGACCAAGCCCGGCAGCGGCGGGTACGGCGTCGACGGCGACACCGCCAAGATCGTCACCCTCGTGCGTCAGGCACGCGAGCTCGGCGCCGACCTCATCAAGGCCGACCCCACCGACGACATCACCGAATACCACCGGGTGATCCAGGCCGCCGGGGACACCCCCCTGCTGGTCCGCGGCGGGGGACGCGTCGACGACCGCACCCTTCTGGAGCGCACGCGCGCCGTGCTCGAGCAGGGCGCCCGCGGCATCGTCTACGGCCGCAACGTCATCCAGCATCGCGACCCCGCCGGCATCACCGCGGCCCTCATGGCCGTCGTGCACGACGACGCCTCGGTCGACGAGGCCCTGAGCCTGATCGGCGGTGCCGCATGA
- a CDS encoding L-fuculokinase translates to MSDYVVGIDMGSTSTKLLVATPDGRQVLVVSRRSPWTNLDHGQAEMPADRAIAVVRELAAEADQRLDAGYRIVALGVSGMAEAGVLLDADGTALAPIMAWFDPRGAAQIAATPDAFRAEFPGRTGLPVGPLASIAKLLHLRDRGIALAGTTFLNVPEFVVHALGGPRVAEYSLVSRTGLIDQDDSTPWQAALDVLGVDETILGARVSAGEAVGTLSDPAMPAGFRGAALTIAGHDHLVSAVAVGATHTGQLYDSMGTAEALVRVLDDTLPFAARERLAHAGINCVRHVIPGKYVLLAGTKSGLLMRRVLQLLGITDATGRAVIDDAAVALPVDGTLADGGLEVSGARNDDGVLRIVAQSDGLSPAELFATSLRHGNEMLAECMAVMDREVAPPTSTVLTGGWSTMASVVRSRSALLPEVTVSTHDEGTAYGAALFAAFAADAASRSFEDVAEAFLSSSLVADESPLLTNERS, encoded by the coding sequence GTGAGCGACTACGTCGTCGGCATCGACATGGGAAGCACCAGCACCAAGCTGCTGGTCGCCACCCCAGACGGGCGCCAGGTGCTCGTCGTGAGCCGCCGCTCACCCTGGACCAACCTCGACCACGGCCAGGCCGAGATGCCCGCCGACCGTGCCATCGCCGTCGTCCGCGAGCTCGCGGCCGAGGCCGACCAACGCCTCGACGCGGGCTATCGCATCGTCGCCCTCGGGGTGTCGGGCATGGCCGAGGCGGGAGTGCTGCTCGACGCCGACGGCACCGCGCTCGCCCCGATCATGGCGTGGTTCGACCCGCGCGGCGCCGCTCAGATCGCGGCGACCCCCGACGCGTTCCGCGCCGAGTTCCCCGGCCGCACGGGGCTGCCGGTCGGGCCCCTGGCATCCATCGCCAAGCTCCTGCACCTGCGGGACCGGGGGATCGCGCTCGCCGGGACGACCTTCCTCAACGTTCCGGAGTTCGTCGTGCACGCCCTCGGCGGGCCCCGCGTGGCGGAGTACTCGCTCGTCTCGCGCACCGGACTCATCGACCAGGACGACAGCACCCCCTGGCAGGCGGCGCTCGACGTGCTCGGGGTGGACGAGACGATCCTCGGCGCTCGCGTCAGCGCCGGCGAGGCGGTCGGCACGCTGAGCGACCCGGCCATGCCCGCGGGCTTCCGCGGCGCCGCCCTCACCATCGCGGGGCACGACCACCTCGTCTCGGCCGTCGCCGTCGGCGCCACCCACACGGGACAGCTGTACGACTCGATGGGCACCGCCGAAGCGCTCGTGCGCGTGCTCGACGACACCCTTCCGTTCGCCGCGCGCGAGCGTCTCGCCCACGCCGGTATCAACTGCGTGCGCCACGTCATCCCGGGCAAGTACGTGCTGCTCGCGGGCACCAAGTCGGGACTGCTCATGCGGCGGGTGCTGCAGCTGCTCGGGATCACGGATGCCACGGGGCGCGCGGTCATCGACGACGCGGCCGTGGCTCTTCCCGTGGACGGCACGCTCGCCGACGGCGGTCTCGAGGTGTCGGGCGCCCGCAACGACGACGGCGTGCTCAGGATCGTCGCGCAGAGCGACGGACTCAGCCCCGCCGAACTGTTCGCGACCAGCCTGCGCCACGGCAACGAGATGCTCGCGGAGTGCATGGCGGTGATGGACCGCGAAGTCGCACCGCCCACCTCGACGGTGCTCACCGGTGGCTGGTCGACCATGGCGTCCGTCGTGCGCTCGCGCTCGGCGCTGCTGCCCGAGGTCACCGTTTCGACCCACGACGAGGGCACCGCGTACGGCGCGGCGCTGTTCGCCGCGTTCGCCGCCGACGCGGCATCCCGGTCCTTCGAGGACGTCGCCGAGGCGTTCCTCTCTTCTTCTCTCGTCGCGGACGAGAGCCCTCTTCTCACCAACGAAAGGAGCTGA
- a CDS encoding ABC transporter substrate-binding protein: protein MKWNSKVLAFATLGAAATLVLAGCSGGASSGSASGGAEGGYKIAFVQGVAGDEFYISMQCGIQDEAAKEGATVTTQGPEKFDPTLQKPIVDAIVASKPDALLIAPTDVSAMQAPIAAAEAAGIKVVLVDTTLEDPSGAVSQISSDNEGGGAAAFEAIQEANPNGGKVLVVSVDPGISTTDARAKGFEDAVAKDSKFESVGVQYSHNEPSTAAEIVTAALQKDPDIVGIFAANLFAAEGSATGVQQAGKQGAVTIVGFDAGPAQVKALQAGTVQALVAQEPATIGSDGVKQAIAALKGEATEEKIQTGFTILTKDNIDTDGKDAVYKSTC, encoded by the coding sequence ATGAAGTGGAACAGCAAGGTTCTCGCGTTCGCCACCCTCGGCGCCGCAGCCACCCTCGTCCTCGCCGGGTGCTCCGGCGGAGCCTCGTCGGGCTCCGCGTCGGGCGGCGCGGAGGGCGGGTACAAGATCGCGTTCGTGCAGGGCGTCGCGGGGGATGAGTTCTACATCTCCATGCAGTGCGGCATCCAGGACGAAGCCGCCAAGGAAGGCGCCACCGTCACCACCCAGGGTCCCGAGAAGTTCGACCCCACCCTGCAGAAGCCGATCGTCGACGCGATCGTCGCGTCGAAGCCCGACGCGCTGCTCATCGCCCCGACCGACGTGTCGGCCATGCAGGCGCCGATCGCGGCGGCGGAGGCGGCGGGCATCAAGGTCGTGCTCGTCGACACGACGCTGGAGGACCCCTCGGGCGCGGTCTCGCAGATCTCGTCCGACAACGAGGGCGGCGGAGCGGCCGCGTTCGAAGCCATTCAGGAGGCCAACCCGAACGGTGGCAAGGTGCTCGTCGTCTCGGTCGACCCCGGCATCTCGACCACGGACGCCCGAGCGAAGGGCTTCGAGGACGCGGTCGCGAAGGACTCGAAGTTCGAGTCGGTGGGTGTGCAGTACTCGCACAACGAGCCCTCCACGGCGGCCGAGATCGTGACCGCGGCTCTGCAGAAGGACCCCGACATCGTCGGCATCTTCGCCGCCAACCTCTTCGCCGCCGAAGGTTCCGCCACCGGTGTGCAGCAGGCCGGTAAGCAGGGCGCCGTCACCATCGTCGGCTTCGACGCCGGTCCCGCCCAGGTCAAGGCCCTCCAGGCCGGCACGGTGCAGGCGCTCGTCGCGCAGGAGCCCGCCACCATCGGCTCCGACGGTGTGAAGCAGGCCATCGCCGCGCTCAAGGGTGAGGCGACGGAGGAGAAGATCCAGACCGGCTTCACCATCCTGACGAAGGACAACATCGACACCGACGGCAAGGACGCGGTCTACAAGTCCACCTGCTGA
- a CDS encoding aldose 1-epimerase family protein, with protein MGELYGSTIDEARRRAGCTAQVASVEASVRTDGPDVGTRRLRVIAGDLEVELLPDRGLDLGQVRHRGVPLAWVSPTGWPRPGAGGFGASFGGGLVTTCGLLSFGPPSVDAEGEHPQHGRYSGLSASVTRAEVTPDAVVVEAVVVEATVLGAHLELRRSVRVPLGEGRIELRDEIVNRGSREVEPMVLYHVNLGWPLVETGSVLRSPATGVRPRDAAAEAGLSSWAEFPEPVAHYPEQVFAHDLPTDRRVSAEVIAPSGLGIRISFDTSVLPGMFQWRVAQEGGVVLGVEPATAATILGRGDARARGLLRALAPGASWELGLDIAVIRDASVT; from the coding sequence ATGGGCGAGCTGTACGGATCGACGATCGACGAGGCGCGCCGCAGGGCGGGGTGCACGGCGCAGGTCGCGAGCGTGGAGGCATCGGTGCGCACCGACGGACCGGATGTCGGAACCCGGCGCCTGCGCGTGATCGCGGGCGACCTCGAGGTCGAGCTGCTGCCCGACCGCGGCCTCGATCTCGGTCAGGTGCGTCACCGTGGTGTGCCGCTCGCCTGGGTGTCGCCCACGGGCTGGCCGCGGCCGGGAGCGGGGGGCTTCGGCGCCTCGTTCGGGGGAGGTCTCGTCACGACCTGCGGCCTGCTGTCGTTCGGCCCGCCGTCGGTCGACGCCGAGGGGGAGCACCCCCAGCACGGGCGGTACAGCGGGCTCTCGGCATCCGTCACCCGGGCCGAGGTGACCCCGGACGCCGTGGTGGTCGAGGCGGTCGTCGTGGAGGCCACGGTGCTCGGTGCCCATCTGGAGCTGCGGCGGAGCGTGCGGGTTCCGCTCGGTGAGGGGCGGATCGAGCTGCGCGACGAGATCGTCAACCGCGGCTCCCGCGAGGTGGAGCCCATGGTGCTGTACCACGTCAACCTCGGCTGGCCGCTGGTGGAGACGGGCTCGGTGCTGCGCTCTCCCGCCACGGGCGTGCGGCCGCGCGACGCCGCGGCGGAGGCGGGACTGTCGTCGTGGGCGGAGTTCCCCGAACCCGTCGCGCACTACCCCGAGCAGGTGTTCGCGCACGACCTGCCGACCGACCGTCGGGTGAGCGCCGAGGTGATCGCGCCGTCGGGGCTCGGCATCCGGATCTCGTTCGACACCTCGGTGCTGCCGGGGATGTTCCAGTGGCGCGTGGCGCAGGAGGGCGGGGTGGTGCTCGGGGTGGAGCCGGCGACGGCCGCGACGATCCTCGGTCGCGGCGACGCGCGGGCGAGGGGGCTGCTGCGCGCACTCGCCCCCGGAGCCTCGTGGGAGCTCGGTCTCGACATCGCTGTCATCCGAGATGCTTCCGTGACTTGA
- a CDS encoding LacI family DNA-binding transcriptional regulator, whose product MTHDERPAATAATEAMAPRSRARLIDVATAAGVSPKTVSRVVNDEAGVLPATRDRVLWAVRELGFVPDRSARELKRRDADTIGILIDAISDPFFAAFVSVVEELAVAEGLSVIFASTGYDAAHERTQLDRLTGHRLAGLIVAPVAVDAATLAGLRTRFPVVCIDRSRPGIDAVVIDDFGAAAEATAALVAHGHRRIAFMGEDVPYPTVDDRLAGYRSALKAAGLPFDPSLVVTHERFGRGEAAEASRLLERGDAPTALLCATSLAAIGTVRAIRAKGLRMPALISFGDFTLAEVLEPAITYVDHDPRLLAVAAFRLLRQRAARPDEGPARIVVPTRLVPRGSGEVGVGAGSLPAVAAEGASVAQPASAGRSAVPSAPAGEPAPSASAEQPAPSASAGQPAPPEAAALSVAVIEPAAALVATAFALARTETSGVAAVSSSEPIGAS is encoded by the coding sequence ATGACGCACGACGAGCGACCGGCCGCCACGGCGGCCACCGAGGCCATGGCGCCCCGGTCGCGCGCCCGACTCATCGACGTCGCCACGGCCGCGGGGGTCAGCCCCAAGACGGTGTCCCGTGTCGTCAACGACGAAGCCGGCGTGCTGCCCGCCACCCGCGATCGCGTGCTGTGGGCCGTGCGCGAACTGGGCTTCGTCCCCGACCGCAGCGCTCGGGAACTCAAGCGGCGCGACGCCGACACGATCGGCATTCTGATCGACGCGATCAGCGACCCGTTCTTCGCCGCGTTCGTCAGCGTCGTCGAAGAGCTCGCCGTCGCCGAGGGACTCAGCGTCATCTTCGCCAGCACCGGCTACGACGCCGCCCACGAGCGCACCCAGCTCGACCGCCTCACCGGGCACCGCCTCGCGGGCCTCATCGTCGCGCCCGTCGCCGTGGACGCCGCGACCCTCGCGGGGCTGCGCACCCGCTTTCCGGTCGTCTGCATCGACCGCTCGCGCCCGGGTATCGACGCCGTCGTGATCGACGACTTCGGCGCCGCCGCCGAGGCCACCGCCGCCCTCGTCGCCCACGGGCACCGTCGGATCGCCTTCATGGGCGAGGACGTGCCCTATCCCACGGTCGACGATCGCCTGGCCGGCTACCGCTCGGCTCTGAAAGCGGCGGGTCTGCCGTTCGACCCCTCGCTCGTCGTCACCCACGAGCGCTTCGGCCGAGGCGAGGCCGCCGAGGCCTCGCGCCTGCTCGAACGCGGCGACGCCCCCACCGCGCTGCTCTGCGCGACCAGCCTCGCGGCGATCGGAACGGTCCGGGCGATCCGCGCGAAGGGCCTGCGCATGCCGGCGCTCATCTCGTTCGGCGACTTCACCCTCGCCGAGGTGCTGGAGCCGGCGATCACCTACGTCGACCACGACCCGCGCCTGCTCGCGGTCGCGGCGTTCCGGCTGCTGCGGCAGCGCGCCGCGCGCCCCGACGAGGGTCCCGCGCGCATCGTCGTGCCGACCCGCCTCGTCCCGCGGGGATCGGGCGAGGTCGGCGTCGGTGCCGGATCCCTGCCCGCCGTCGCCGCGGAGGGGGCGTCCGTCGCGCAGCCCGCGTCCGCCGGGCGGTCCGCCGTGCCCTCGGCGCCTGCCGGGGAGCCCGCCCCGTCGGCGTCCGCCGAGCAGCCCGCCCCGTCAGCGTCGGCCGGGCAGCCCGCCCCGCCCGAAGCCGCCGCCCTCTCCGTCGCCGTGATCGAGCCCGCCGCGGCGCTCGTGGCGACCGCCTTCGCCCTCGCCCGCACCGAGACCTCCGGCGTCGCCGCCGTGTCGTCCTCCGAACCGATCGGAGCCTCGTGA
- a CDS encoding ATP-binding cassette domain-containing protein: MSSVTTAVPVLQARGLSRQFGSVRALSNVDFEVYPGEVTALIGDNGAGKSTLVKALSGNLAVDEGEILFDGQPIEMSNPQVASALGIETVYQDLALAPHLDPVQNMYLGREIRRPGLAGALGFMKTKDMAVASRAAFDELGATVRSLTSPVGEMSGGQRQAIAIARAVHWAGRLVFLDEPTAALGVRQTKNVLETIRRVRDKGIAVVLISHSMPHVMEVCDRIQVLRLGTRVANIDAKQTSMEELVGLMTGAVTKDDQK, encoded by the coding sequence ATGTCGTCAGTCACCACCGCCGTTCCCGTGCTGCAGGCGCGGGGACTGTCGCGGCAGTTCGGTTCTGTCCGGGCGTTGAGCAATGTGGATTTCGAGGTCTATCCGGGGGAGGTCACCGCGCTCATCGGTGACAACGGCGCCGGAAAGTCGACGCTCGTGAAGGCCCTGTCGGGCAATCTCGCCGTCGACGAGGGCGAGATCCTCTTCGATGGGCAGCCGATCGAGATGTCGAATCCGCAGGTCGCGTCGGCGTTGGGGATCGAGACGGTGTACCAGGACCTGGCCTTGGCCCCGCATCTCGATCCGGTGCAGAACATGTACCTGGGCCGCGAGATCCGCCGCCCGGGCCTGGCCGGTGCGCTGGGGTTCATGAAGACGAAGGACATGGCCGTCGCCTCGCGGGCGGCGTTCGATGAGCTTGGCGCGACGGTGCGTTCGTTGACGTCGCCGGTGGGGGAGATGTCGGGTGGGCAGCGGCAGGCGATCGCGATCGCTCGTGCGGTGCATTGGGCGGGGCGGTTGGTGTTCCTCGACGAGCCCACCGCTGCTCTGGGTGTGCGTCAGACGAAGAATGTGCTCGAGACGATCCGGCGGGTGCGGGACAAGGGCATCGCGGTGGTGTTGATCTCCCACTCCATGCCGCACGTGATGGAGGTGTGCGACCGCATCCAGGTGCTGCGCCTGGGGACCCGGGTGGCGAACATCGACGCGAAACAGACCTCCATGGAAGAACTCGTCGGGCTCATGACCGGCGCCGTCACGAAGGACGACCAGAAATGA
- a CDS encoding class I mannose-6-phosphate isomerase — protein sequence MMKPVLLPPNPVQHFYLGGDRIAALRGIVPETDRQPEEWLGSTVSRFGSDTIGLAIAEDGAFLRDLVTADRAAWVGARGGRDAADLGILVKLLDARQRLPVHVHPDREFARGHLDCPYGKTEAWYVLETEADCAVHVGWNRAVDRDELDRRRDAQDSEWMLSRMNRVVVRPGMGVLVPAGTVHAIDGGIFVAEVQEPTDFSILLEWSVTTSTRDESHLDLGFDAVMPAVSTEKLDAAALDALISTAGTTPAGTDFRSLLPAAADPYFRLFDAAGETAAREAGFAVVLVREGSGALVSDAGSVDVERGQVYAVPHAFGAWRLAGEADVLVAAPGAGWPGTLRGGGVR from the coding sequence GTGATGAAGCCCGTCCTGCTGCCCCCGAACCCCGTGCAGCACTTCTACCTCGGCGGTGACCGCATCGCGGCCCTCCGCGGCATCGTGCCCGAGACCGACCGCCAGCCCGAGGAGTGGCTCGGCTCGACCGTCTCGCGCTTCGGCTCCGACACCATCGGCCTCGCGATCGCCGAGGACGGCGCGTTCCTGCGCGACCTGGTCACGGCCGACCGCGCCGCGTGGGTGGGGGCCCGCGGGGGACGCGACGCCGCGGATCTCGGCATCCTGGTCAAGCTGCTCGACGCGCGCCAGCGTCTTCCCGTGCACGTGCACCCCGACCGCGAGTTCGCGCGCGGGCACCTCGACTGCCCGTACGGCAAGACCGAGGCCTGGTACGTGCTCGAGACCGAGGCCGACTGCGCCGTGCACGTCGGCTGGAACCGGGCCGTCGACCGCGACGAGCTCGACCGCCGCCGCGACGCGCAGGACAGCGAGTGGATGCTCTCGCGGATGAACCGCGTGGTCGTCCGCCCCGGGATGGGCGTGCTCGTGCCCGCCGGCACCGTGCACGCGATCGACGGCGGGATCTTCGTCGCCGAGGTGCAGGAGCCCACCGACTTCTCGATCCTGCTCGAGTGGTCGGTGACGACCTCGACCCGCGATGAATCGCACCTCGACCTGGGCTTCGACGCCGTCATGCCCGCCGTGTCGACCGAGAAGCTCGACGCCGCAGCCCTCGACGCCCTGATCAGCACGGCCGGCACGACGCCGGCGGGGACCGACTTCCGCTCGCTGCTGCCCGCCGCCGCCGACCCGTACTTCCGCCTGTTCGACGCGGCCGGCGAGACCGCCGCCCGTGAAGCCGGTTTCGCGGTGGTGCTGGTGCGCGAAGGGTCCGGCGCGTTGGTGTCGGACGCGGGCTCGGTCGACGTCGAGCGCGGACAGGTCTACGCCGTCCCGCACGCCTTCGGCGCCTGGCGCCTGGCGGGGGAGGCCGACGTGCTCGTCGCGGCGCCCGGCGCCGGCTGGCCCGGGACCCTGCGCGGCGGAGGAGTGCGGTGA